In the genome of Bradyrhizobium sp. CB3481, the window CCGCGACGTCTATCTGCTGCTGAAGGCGCCGCTCCTCGCCATTCTGTTGGCATCGGCCACGACGTTCTGGCTGCTGGCGATCATGGTCGCGCTGGCGCTGCAAAGCCGGCGGCAGAAAGTCGACAGCGCGACGCTGGTGATGATGGCCGGTTCGCTCGGCTTTGCGATCTCGTTCTTCGCGCAAGGAAAGGGCTGGGGGTATCACGCCTATCCGATGGTCGCGCTCGGGCTGCTGGCGGCGGGCTGGGCGATTGCGGACAGCAGCGATGCGCAGGCGCCAGCGCGCTGGCTCCGCGCCGGTGCGATGCTGGTGGTCGTGCTGATCTTCGCCAATGCATGCCTGTGGTTCAACGCGAGCGTCGATATGCGGCGCGTTCAGGAAGAGGTGACGCTATTGGAGCCGCGGCCGAAGATCCTCGTGCTGAGCGCAGCCGCCGTCATCGGTCATCCGATGGTGCGCGAGGTCGGCGGCACATGGATCTCGCGTCAGCAGGCGTTCTGGATGCGGGAAATCGTCCGTCGTGCGCTCAAGGACGGCGCGATCGATCAGGCGACGGCCGATCGCCTCGCCACTTACGTGGCGCAGGAGCGCGCCGGAATCATCGAGGATTTCAGGAAGCAGACGCCTGATGTCGTCGTGATCGACAACCAGAACAGCGACTGGGGCAAGTGGGCGGCGGCCGATCCCGAGCTTTCCGAACTGCTGAAGGCCTACGTTTCCGTGAAGAACGTCGACGGGATCGAAATTTTGCGACGGGCCGATCAGCCCCGGTCCTAGGAGCCTGATGAGACCGCCCGCTACGCCAGCCGTTGCCGGCTACTTTGCATGGGGTTGTTTTCGATATTTTGTTTGGGCGGTCGATCCGACCGCTCGCGCTGCGTGATCTGGCGCACATAATGATCCGGCCGTCATCCGTAGTCTCCCGGACAACTCAAGGGGAGACCTCATCATGCGTAAGTTTATTTTGATTGCAGGCTTCGTTCTGGCTTCCGCCACCGCCCACGCTGGTGACCGAAGCTTGTCACTGTCCGGCGTCGAAAAGCAAAGCGCGCCGGCGCCCGCGAAAACCATCGACGCGCCGCGAACGGCGGAAGCGCCTCAGGCTGTGGAAACGCCGAAATACACCGAGCGGCCGGCGATCGTCGAGCCCAAGGCGGAAACACAGAGGACCGAGACGTCCAGAGGTGAAACGTCGAGGGCTGAAACGTCCAATGCGGAGTCGCCAAGGGCCGGCAAATACAGGGCTGGAAGGTACCGGCCCGCGGCGCGGGTTGAGCAGAATATGGCGGAGCGGCCGAGAGCCGAACGCGGCAGGCCCATGATGCGGAGATCGGCGTCGATGTCGAGGCGGGGCATGATGAGGCCGCACCGGCCCTTCCGGCTCGCGCGTATCATCAACACGCTGCATCGCTACGGAATCTACTGGTAAGCGTAGGCGTAAGTGTCGCGTAATTGTCTGCGTTTGCGTCATGCCCGGCCTTTGCGCCGGGCATTTCGTTTGAGGCGGCGCCCGCGGGCGCCGCCGCCGCATTACTGCGAAACCGTCTGCACCACGCTGCTGATCGGACGGCTCGCAACCGCCGGCGTCTTCTGGTCCTTCACCAGCATCGCGTCATATTCGGGCAGGGTTTCGAGCTGCTCCTTGGCGCGCATCTGCACCACCTTGTAGCCGCCGGCCTTGAGGCGGCGCAGCAGCGTCGGCAGGGCGAGCGCGGTGTGCTTCTGCAAATCGTGCATCAGGATCACGCCCTTGCCCTGCTTGTCGAGCTTGGTCATGACGTTCTGGATGACCTGGTCGGGACCGGACGATTTGAAGTCGTTGGAATCGACGTCGACTGAAAACATCGAGATGTTGCGCGAGGCCAGATAGCCCAGCGCCGCCTGCGTGTGCCCGAGCCCGGGGAAGCGGAAGAACGGCGCGGGCGCAGTCCCCAGCGCCATCTTCACGGCGCTAAAACCCTTCTCGATCTCCTCGCGCATCTGCGGCTCGGTCATCTTCTTGCTGTCGAGATGGGCGTGCGACCAGGTGTGCGAGCCGATGGTGTGGCCGGCGGCCGCGACCTGCTTGAGAATTTCCGGATGATAGGTGGTGTGCTTGCCGACTGGGAAGAACAGGCCCTTGGTGCATTCATCCGCGAGCGCCTTCAGCACCGCCGGCGTGGTCGGCCACGGACCGTCGTCGAACGTCAGCACGACCTCCTTGTCGGTCAGGAAGTCGAACTGCTTGTATTGCAGGAAGCCGAAGCCGGGACCGCCGGTCGTGTCGATCACGACGACGCGGCTGACGCCGAGCGCGTCCGGATTGGCGCAGGTTGCGGCCGGCCGCACCGGAAGCGGTGCAGGGAAGGCTGCGGGTGCGGGAGCCAGGGCGGGGGCCGGTTTCGACAGCCCCGCGGTGATCTCGACGTCGTCCTTGGGCGCGGGCTTGGCGGCAGCGGGCGCCGGCAGCGGATCGGCCGCGCGGGCGGCAACGGTTTGAGGAGGAGCCGCGTCGGCGCGCGGCGAGGAAGTCCAGAACCAAACGCCGGTGATGAGAACCGCCGTCACAAAACTGGCCAGCATCAGGCCCAACGCGTTACGCATCGCTACTCTTCCACATACTCAGGGATACACAGACAACAGGCCATTAATGACAACAATGTCTTAACGTCTGGCGAACACGCCCCGGTTAGGCGAAGAAAATGAGGGGTTTATGATCGAGTGACGTCAGTCACAGTCGAATCGTCCGGTTCCGCGCATGGTGCAACCATCAACAGCCGGTCCACGTAGCTGGACCAAAGGGAGCCGACAATGACCGCAGTGTTCTCAAATTCCGTTCGCAAGGTCAGTTTAGTTCTGGCCTTGACCACCTCTTTCGCCGCCGTGTCGTCGACCGCAAGCTTCGCCTTCTCCTCTGAGGCGCAGCAGCAGTGCACCGGCGACGCGTTTCGCCTCTGCAGCTCGGAAATTCCGAACATCCCGAAGATCACCGCGTGCATGGTCAAGCACCGCTCCGATCTGAGCGCCGGCTGCCGCAGCGTGATGGACCGTGAATTCGCCGCGCAGAAGGGTAAACTCGCCGCGCAATAAGCGGCTCACCTTTGATCAGGCTCTCAGAAGCGCTTGCGTCGATCCGACGCAGGCGTTTTCTGCTTGCAGGGGTCCGTTAGGGACCTGCGTCGTTTGAGGCGATTTTTCTCGCCCGCGAGGGCCTCAGGAGCGGATTTTCGAGCCTGGATGGCCCAATCCGGCACGTTTTCTTGACGCGAACAGGTAACCCACGTCGCCCGAACGCGTTATAGAGGCGTCCTGATTGCGGTTCCCAGTACGAAGGCATAGCCAAATGACCAAGATACTTTTCGTCATCCCCCTCGTTTTGATCACGTCCGCCGCTGCGGCCCAGACGCCGCAGGACCGGCAGAAGGGGCATGATGCCTGCTCGCGCGACGTCTCGCGCTACTGCCGGGCACATATGCAGGAGGGCGACCAGATCGTGCTGGCCTGCCTGAAGCAGAACCGCGCGAAGATCAGCAAGGGCTGCCAGCAGATGCTGGCGAGCCACGGGCAGTAACAATTTCGGCCGTAAACCCCGACAGTACGATCTCTCGGCGGCGCTAGCCGCCGCCGTAGAGGTAGTTCGGCAGCCACAGCGTCATGCCGGGCCATAGATACATGATCACCATGCACAGGATCACGATCAGCATGTAGGGCATCATGCCCGCGAAGATCTGGTTCAGCGTGACATGCTTCGGCGCGACGCCCTTGAGGTAGAACGCCGACATCGCCACCGGCGGCGACAGGAACGCCGCCTGCAGGTTGACGAACACCAGCACGCCCCACAGCACCGGGTCGATGCCGAAATGCTTCAGCATCGGCAGGAAGATCGGCACGAAGATGATGATGATCTCGGTCCATTCCAGCGGCCAGCCGAGAACGAAGATGATCGCCTGCGACAGGATCAGGAACTGGACCGGCGACATGTTGAGCGAGAGCACCCAACTCTCCAGCAGCGCCTGGCCTCCGAGAATGGCGAACACCGCCGAGAACAGCGCGCTTCCGACGAACAGCCAGCACACCATCGCGGTGGTCTTTGCGGTCAGGAACACCGCTTCCTTGGTGCGCTTCCAGTCGAGCGTGCGGGCATGGAAGGCGAGGATGAAGGCGCCGGCGGCGCCGACGCCGGCGGATTCGGTCGCGGTCGTGATGCCGAACAGGATCACCCCGAGCACGACAACGGTGAGAATGCCGAGCGGCATCACAGAGGAGGTCAAGAGTTTCAGCACTTCGAAGCGCTCGCCGTCCATGCGCAGGTAGGAGCGCAGCGACCACGCCGCGAGCACGGCAGCCGATATCGCGAACCAGATATAGAACTGAGCGTCCGGACCCTTCTCGCTCGGTGACAGTTCCTTGGCCTCGACCGCGCTGCCGAGTTGTTGCAGGCCTTCGACGGCTTCGCCCGCGGCGCCGGCTTGCTGGTGGATCACGACATACCACCAGACTGTGGCGAGCGTGACGACGGTCAAGAGCAGCGGCACCAGCGAAATCAGGAAGTGCTTGACGATCGCGCCATAGCCCATCGGCTTGCCGTCGACCTCGAGCATCTTCGCCTTCGCCGGCGAAAGCATCGCCTTGGAAAGGCCGACGAACATGTTCGGCGAATAGAGCTTCGTAAAGCTGTTGATCCATTCCGGCACCGGGACGCGGGTCTGCTCCTCCGGCAAGGGCGGAGCGACCTTCGGATTGATCATCGCCCAGCCGATGACATAGACAAGGTAGAGGAATGCGAGGAAGAAGCCGGGAAACATCGCGGCTGCATAGAGCTTGACGACCGACTGTCCCGCGACAGCGGCATAGACGATGATCATCACCGAGGGCGGGATCAGGATGCCGAGCGTGCCGCCCGCGGTGATGACGCCGGAGGCGAGCTTCACGTCGTAGCCGGCGCGCAACATCGGGTTGAAGGCGATCACGCCCATCAGCACCACCACGGCGCCGACCAGCCCGCTCGCGATACCCCAGAAGGTACAGACGATCAGGGTCGCCACCGCCAGCGAGGCCGGCAGGCGGCGGAAGGCGAGCTGGATCGAATAGAACATCTTGTCGACCAGCGCGCCGCGCTCCATCACGTAGCCCATCAGCACGAACAGCGGGATGGATATCAGGACGTCGTTGGTCATCGCGCCGTAGGTGCGCTGGACCATCAGCTCGAACACCTTGTTATGGGTCCAGCTCTGCGACGGGTCGTAGAAGGCGATGAAGCCGAAGAACATGCCAAGGCCCATCAGCGTGAAGGCCGTGGCGAAGCCCATCATGATGACGACGACGATGAGCGTCAGCATCAACAGGCCGAGTGCCGGATCGCTCATGTGTTCAGGTCCCCGCCCATGCCGCGCTGCCGCGCCATTTCATCGATGCGCGCCGCGCCCTCGATGGCGAGCTTGCGCGATTCCTCGTCGACATATTCAGAGTGCGCGAGCTGCTCTTCGATCACGTCGGTCTCGGCGACATCGGCAAGCCGGCTCGGCCATTCGCCGGTCTTCAGGCAGACGATGCAGCGGATGATCTCGGCGATCCCTTGCAGCATGATCAGCGCGCCCGCGATCGGAATTACCGTCTTGAAGTGATAGACCGGCGGGCCCTCGGCCGTGACGTTGGAATGCTCGTTGATGGCCCAGGAATCCGCGGCATAGAAGTAGCCGGCATAGATCAGCGCGGCGATGCCCGGAATGAAGAACACGAAATAGAGAACCAGGTCGAGGGCGGCCTGTGTGCGCGGGCGCATCGAGGAATACAGGAAGTCGCCGCGGACATGGGCGTTCTGCGCCAGCGTATAGGCGCCAGCCAGCATGAACAGCGACCCATACATCATGTTCTCGGCATCGAATATCCACGCCGTCGGCATGTTGACGGCGTAGCGCTTGAACACCTCGATGCAGACGACGCTCATCAGGAGGATCATAAGCCAGGCCGTCGCCTTGCCGACCCAGGTCGAGATGCCGTCGATCGTGTGCAGTAAACTCTGGACACTCATGTGATATGCTTCGGCATAAGAAATGGTCCCCAACATAGCACAAGGCACCGTCCGGGGTGTGGTCCGGACGGCGCCTTGCCGGTTTTATTTCGTGATCAGATCTTCTTCGCTGCGGCGTTCGGCCCGAAATAGTGGTCGTAGGCCATGCGACGGCTCACCACCGTGTCCTGCTCCCACTGCGTCGCGCGCTTGGCGAACTCGATCTGCGACTGCACGATCTCCTTGAACAGCGGATTTTCCGCTGCCTTCTTCTTCGCCACCTCGTCATAGATCTCGAGTTGTCGCTTCAGGATGGCGTCAGGCGTCTTGTAGAACTTGACGTTGTCCTTGCTCTGCAGCTCGACATAGTCCTTGGAGTAGCGGTCGATCGCCTTCCAGGACATGTCAGCCGAGGCTGCGTCCACCGCATTGGCGATGATCGACTTCATCTTGTCGGGCAGCGCGTTGTACTTGTCCTTGTTGAACATGATCTCGAGCTGCTCGGCGTTCTGGTGATAGCTCTGCAGCATGCAGACCTTGGAAACGTCGGGGAAGCCGAGCACGCGGTCGGAGGAGGCGTTGTTGAACTCGGCCGCATCGAGCAGGCCGCGGTCCATGGCAGCCACGATTTCGCCGCCCGGCAGCGCGTTCACGGCAGCGCCCATGCCCGAATACACGTCGATGGAGATACCGACGGTGCGGAATTTCAGGCCCTTGACGTCCTCGACCTTTGCGACCGGTTTCTTGAACCAGCCAAACGGCTGGGTCGGCATCGGGCCGTAGGGGAAGGAGACCACGTTGGCGTTGATCGACGCGTAGAGCTTTTCGAGCAGCTCCTTGCCGCCGCCATAACGGTGCCAGGCCAGCAGCATGTTGGCGTCCATCGCAAACCCCGGGCCCGAGCCCCACAGCGCCAGCGCGGTCTGCTTGCCGTAGTGGTAGACCAGCACGCCATGGCCGCCGTCGAGCACGCCCTTGGAGACGGCGTCGAGCAGGCCGAACGCCGGCACCACGGCGCCTGCCGGGAGCACCTCGATCTTGAGATCGCCGCCGGTCATGTCGTTGACCTTCTTGGCGTAGTCCTGCGCGTATTCGTGGAAAATGTCCTTGGACGGCCAGGTGCTCTGCCAGCGCATGCTGATCGGGCCCTGGGCCTTGACGACGCTCGGCGCGGCGACGGCGGTAGCGGCCCCCGCGGCGGCGGCCGTCAGGAAGCGACGGCGCGACGTGGTGTCCTTGGTAGGTTTGGTCATGGGTATCCTCCCGGTTGAGCCGGCCTTTATTTTTGGCGGCCAGCCGTTGTTGATTGGGACGAACTCTACGGTTCCGGCCGGAGCTTTGGCAAGGATACGTTATACCAATGCGGCGTTAGGCTGCGGCGCGGGCGATGGACAGCAACCCATGGCAGAAGCCCGGGGCGGCGGGCGTGCAACTGGTTAACGGCTCGCCGGGGATTGCGGCGCGTGCCGCCAGATCAGGTACTGCTGCCGGCCGCCGTCGCGACCACGGGCAAGACCTCGTTGGCGGCGCGGTCGGGGGTGTCTTCCTTCCAGCGGACCGAGCCGAACGGGCGCTCCAGCATGCGGCGGACACGGATCGGTTCGGGGCCGAGGTGAAAGTCGATCGCGCGCTGGTGCAAAGCGCGCTCGGACTGCGTCGGGCGGCTCCGTTGGCGCAGGTAATCCAGCCAGGTCGGGCAGTGGTAGCGTTCGGTCCATAGTTCGGGGTCGGCGATGTCGCGGGCGATCGACCAGCCATAGGCGCCGTTGCGCTGCCGGCTGAGCTGCACCTCCTGCATCACATTGTGGAAGGCGCGGGCGTTGTCCTGCGCCACGCGGTATTCGATCTCCACCACCA includes:
- a CDS encoding TRAP transporter large permease subunit, whose protein sequence is MSDPALGLLMLTLIVVVIMMGFATAFTLMGLGMFFGFIAFYDPSQSWTHNKVFELMVQRTYGAMTNDVLISIPLFVLMGYVMERGALVDKMFYSIQLAFRRLPASLAVATLIVCTFWGIASGLVGAVVVLMGVIAFNPMLRAGYDVKLASGVITAGGTLGILIPPSVMIIVYAAVAGQSVVKLYAAAMFPGFFLAFLYLVYVIGWAMINPKVAPPLPEEQTRVPVPEWINSFTKLYSPNMFVGLSKAMLSPAKAKMLEVDGKPMGYGAIVKHFLISLVPLLLTVVTLATVWWYVVIHQQAGAAGEAVEGLQQLGSAVEAKELSPSEKGPDAQFYIWFAISAAVLAAWSLRSYLRMDGERFEVLKLLTSSVMPLGILTVVVLGVILFGITTATESAGVGAAGAFILAFHARTLDWKRTKEAVFLTAKTTAMVCWLFVGSALFSAVFAILGGQALLESWVLSLNMSPVQFLILSQAIIFVLGWPLEWTEIIIIFVPIFLPMLKHFGIDPVLWGVLVFVNLQAAFLSPPVAMSAFYLKGVAPKHVTLNQIFAGMMPYMLIVILCMVIMYLWPGMTLWLPNYLYGGG
- a CDS encoding polysaccharide deacetylase family protein encodes the protein MRNALGLMLASFVTAVLITGVWFWTSSPRADAAPPQTVAARAADPLPAPAAAKPAPKDDVEITAGLSKPAPALAPAPAAFPAPLPVRPAATCANPDALGVSRVVVIDTTGGPGFGFLQYKQFDFLTDKEVVLTFDDGPWPTTPAVLKALADECTKGLFFPVGKHTTYHPEILKQVAAAGHTIGSHTWSHAHLDSKKMTEPQMREEIEKGFSAVKMALGTAPAPFFRFPGLGHTQAALGYLASRNISMFSVDVDSNDFKSSGPDQVIQNVMTKLDKQGKGVILMHDLQKHTALALPTLLRRLKAGGYKVVQMRAKEQLETLPEYDAMLVKDQKTPAVASRPISSVVQTVSQ
- a CDS encoding TRAP transporter substrate-binding protein, yielding MTKPTKDTTSRRRFLTAAAAGAATAVAAPSVVKAQGPISMRWQSTWPSKDIFHEYAQDYAKKVNDMTGGDLKIEVLPAGAVVPAFGLLDAVSKGVLDGGHGVLVYHYGKQTALALWGSGPGFAMDANMLLAWHRYGGGKELLEKLYASINANVVSFPYGPMPTQPFGWFKKPVAKVEDVKGLKFRTVGISIDVYSGMGAAVNALPGGEIVAAMDRGLLDAAEFNNASSDRVLGFPDVSKVCMLQSYHQNAEQLEIMFNKDKYNALPDKMKSIIANAVDAASADMSWKAIDRYSKDYVELQSKDNVKFYKTPDAILKRQLEIYDEVAKKKAAENPLFKEIVQSQIEFAKRATQWEQDTVVSRRMAYDHYFGPNAAAKKI
- a CDS encoding TRAP transporter small permease subunit yields the protein MSVQSLLHTIDGISTWVGKATAWLMILLMSVVCIEVFKRYAVNMPTAWIFDAENMMYGSLFMLAGAYTLAQNAHVRGDFLYSSMRPRTQAALDLVLYFVFFIPGIAALIYAGYFYAADSWAINEHSNVTAEGPPVYHFKTVIPIAGALIMLQGIAEIIRCIVCLKTGEWPSRLADVAETDVIEEQLAHSEYVDEESRKLAIEGAARIDEMARQRGMGGDLNT